Proteins encoded by one window of Halorubrum ruber:
- a CDS encoding phosphate ABC transporter ATP-binding protein, whose protein sequence is MLRATDVSLSYDEEAVFRDLSIEVGEGEVVAVIGPSGVGKTTLLRTLALALEPDEGAVTLDGTDAWAVDEAERLALRRRVGMVFQEASLFDGTVARNVEYGLRVRRSWSDRLASVLRLNGAADAVHESLEVVGLADKTDQPADSLSGGEAQRVSFARALAYEPDALLLDEPTSDLDPRNTAVIEEAIGEARDRGIGVVVATHDMHQAERVADRVAVLLDDGISEIGPTESIFEDPENERTRKFISGELVY, encoded by the coding sequence ATGCTCCGCGCGACGGACGTGTCCCTGTCGTACGACGAGGAGGCCGTGTTCCGCGACCTCTCGATCGAGGTCGGCGAGGGTGAGGTCGTCGCTGTCATCGGCCCCTCCGGCGTCGGCAAGACGACGCTGCTCCGGACGCTCGCGCTCGCGCTCGAACCCGACGAGGGTGCCGTGACGCTCGACGGGACCGACGCGTGGGCGGTCGACGAGGCCGAGCGACTCGCGCTGCGCCGCCGCGTCGGGATGGTGTTCCAGGAGGCGAGCCTCTTCGACGGGACGGTCGCGCGAAACGTCGAGTACGGGCTTCGGGTCCGGCGCTCGTGGAGCGACCGGCTCGCCTCGGTGCTCCGGCTGAACGGCGCCGCCGACGCGGTCCACGAGTCCCTGGAGGTCGTCGGGCTGGCGGACAAGACCGACCAGCCGGCCGACTCGCTCTCTGGCGGCGAGGCCCAGCGCGTGTCGTTCGCCCGCGCGCTGGCGTACGAGCCGGACGCCCTGCTGCTCGACGAGCCCACGTCGGACCTCGACCCGCGGAACACGGCCGTCATCGAGGAGGCGATCGGCGAGGCGAGAGACAGGGGGATCGGCGTCGTCGTGGCGACCCACGACATGCACCAGGCTGAGCGCGTCGCGGATCGCGTCGCAGTGCTGTTGGACGACGGCATCTCGGAGATCGGGCCGACGGAGTCCATCTTCGAGGATCCCGAGAACGAGCGCACCCGGAAGTTCATCTCGGGCGAACTGGTGTACTAA